One genomic segment of Candidatus Berkiella aquae includes these proteins:
- a CDS encoding YMGG-like glycine zipper-containing protein, with protein MKTVTTLMCVLPFCFLVGCANMTSGEQSALSGGALGAIGGAAIGALSGHAGEGALIGAGVGAVSGAIIDEDRQRGEAQRRQQQRQNGKHHRHEYHHYYDANGNEIVEEEYYAD; from the coding sequence ATGAAAACTGTAACTACACTCATGTGCGTTTTACCCTTTTGCTTTTTGGTAGGTTGCGCAAACATGACCTCCGGTGAGCAAAGCGCATTAAGCGGCGGTGCATTGGGCGCTATTGGCGGTGCGGCGATTGGCGCATTATCCGGTCATGCTGGCGAAGGTGCATTAATTGGCGCAGGCGTTGGTGCGGTGAGTGGTGCCATTATTGATGAAGACCGACAACGTGGCGAAGCACAACGTCGCCAACAACAACGTCAAAACGGTAAACATCACCGTCACGAATACCATCACTACTATGATGCCAATGGTAATGAAATCGTCGAAGAAGAATACTACGCCGACTAA
- a CDS encoding Na+/H+ antiporter, with product MAQIEIFIILLGIIAVVGLLSRKVTVPISLLLVIIGMLVSLVPFMPEVHLKSNMVLDIILPLLIYEMSAESSWREMKINLRPIISLSIGHVLFIAILVATLIHTLIPDIGWPLAFVLGAVVAPPDDVAIMAIAEKANIPQRILTILKSEAMLNDATALILFRFSLAALLTHEFSASSAFGTFLLIVLGETLYGLALGNFIGKLRLTVTDPRLQMLFSFLTPFLAYLPAERLGGCGVLATAVTGLVIGHRYFDKFLPEVRLVTHSVWTSISFGLQSILFLLVGLNLKYVIDRADDFFTHQKLLIYSIAVTLTVMIGRFIWTYGTTYLPRFFMPSLRKKDPYPPWQYPFVTSWAGMRGAISLAAAFAIPPLTNSFVGGNSRDLIILFTFAVICSTLLIQGLTLPWILKHLAIEQYRQQEQKQEEIVELKALKKMTQAAIKWLKEYEAIVKENQPLVASVQLHIEQYKMRKKQLSERLKALQDDQEHDDMTELTTSVHLAVKLIEVERKELSRLWHNNEISHATRNKLLQQLDHRSKY from the coding sequence ATGGCGCAAATTGAAATCTTTATTATCCTCCTTGGCATTATTGCCGTCGTAGGACTGCTTTCTCGTAAAGTCACCGTCCCTATTTCCCTATTGCTCGTGATCATTGGCATGTTAGTGAGTCTCGTTCCTTTTATGCCAGAGGTGCATCTCAAATCGAATATGGTGCTCGATATTATTCTCCCCTTACTGATTTATGAAATGAGCGCTGAATCTTCCTGGCGAGAAATGAAAATTAATCTACGCCCTATCATCTCGCTCTCGATAGGCCATGTCCTGTTTATTGCTATCTTGGTCGCCACACTGATACATACCTTAATCCCAGATATTGGTTGGCCGCTTGCATTCGTCTTAGGTGCCGTGGTTGCACCGCCTGATGATGTGGCCATCATGGCAATTGCAGAAAAAGCGAATATTCCACAGCGCATTCTTACCATTTTAAAAAGCGAAGCGATGTTAAATGACGCAACTGCGCTGATATTATTTCGTTTTTCTCTGGCTGCGCTCTTAACGCATGAATTCTCAGCATCCAGCGCTTTTGGTACTTTTTTATTAATTGTGCTAGGTGAAACCCTGTATGGATTAGCATTAGGGAATTTTATTGGCAAATTACGTTTAACGGTGACCGATCCCCGTCTACAGATGCTTTTTTCATTCTTGACGCCTTTTCTTGCTTATTTACCCGCAGAGCGTCTGGGAGGCTGTGGCGTATTGGCAACCGCAGTCACAGGACTTGTTATCGGGCATCGTTACTTCGATAAATTCCTACCTGAAGTACGTCTTGTCACTCACTCGGTATGGACATCCATCAGTTTTGGCTTACAAAGTATTCTATTTTTATTAGTCGGGCTGAATTTAAAATATGTGATTGACAGAGCCGATGATTTTTTCACTCACCAAAAATTATTAATCTATAGTATCGCGGTAACACTCACCGTGATGATTGGACGATTTATTTGGACTTACGGTACCACCTATTTACCACGCTTTTTTATGCCTTCTCTTCGTAAGAAAGATCCCTATCCTCCCTGGCAATATCCTTTTGTCACCTCATGGGCAGGAATGCGCGGAGCCATTTCGTTAGCCGCCGCATTTGCCATTCCACCATTAACCAACTCATTTGTTGGTGGCAATAGTCGAGATTTAATTATCCTTTTTACTTTTGCAGTCATTTGCTCAACCTTATTGATTCAAGGTTTAACCTTACCATGGATTTTAAAGCACTTAGCGATAGAACAATATCGTCAGCAAGAGCAAAAACAAGAAGAAATCGTTGAGTTGAAAGCCCTCAAAAAGATGACACAAGCAGCCATCAAATGGCTAAAAGAATACGAAGCTATCGTGAAAGAAAATCAACCTTTAGTTGCCAGTGTGCAACTGCATATTGAGCAATACAAAATGCGTAAGAAACAACTTTCTGAGCGCCTTAAAGCGCTACAAGATGATCAAGAACACGATGATATGACCGAACTCACTACCTCTGTTCATCTTGCTGTCAAACTGATTGAAGTGGAACGCAAAGAATTATCTCGTCTTTGGCATAACAATGAAATCTCTCATGCAACCCGTAATAAATTGTTACAACAATTAGATCATCGTTCTAAATATTAG